One Stigmatopora argus isolate UIUO_Sarg chromosome 20, RoL_Sarg_1.0, whole genome shotgun sequence genomic region harbors:
- the LOC144065597 gene encoding uncharacterized protein LOC144065597 isoform X3, whose product MNPGFREYLGPDGKESVGLKKELELPQIKGEEPEFSQQQMRDERLPIKKEEDDVTWSLGEFLKREEDLGVTSRGAEPAHTLTLPQIKEEEPEFPQQQIKKEEDDVTVSTGEPFKSEEDLGVAGRGAETPNGSSAEVQADNLIAPLSDSKDLLYDNEGLKDGKLWKCSQCGKTFGKKSTLKTHMRSHTGEKPLSCTVCGKRFTEKGTLKRHTRTHSGEKPFSCSLCGQTFTRKDHLISHARTHTGEKPFSCSVCGQRFTEKGHLKRHTRTHTGEKPFSCSVCGKTFTEKGNLISHARTHTGENTFSCSVCGKRFTEKGHLKRHTRTHTGEKPFSCSVCGQRFTQTGHLNSHARTHTGENTFSCSVCGKRFTDKGTLKTHTRTHTGEKPFSCSVCGQRFTRTGNLNSHARTHTGDKPFSCSVCGQRFTRKGSLIRHARTHTG is encoded by the exons ATGAATCCAG gtttcagagaatatcttggtcctgatgggaaagagtctgttggccttaaaaaggaacttgagctcccccaaataaaaggggaggagccagagttctctcaacaacaaatgagagacgagcgacttccaatcaagaaggaggaagatgatgtcacctggtcacttggtgaattcctgaagagggaagaggatctgggcgtgaccagcagaggggcggagcctgcacacaccttaacgttaccccaaattaaagaggaggagccagagttccctcaacagcaaatcaaaaaggaggaagatgatgtcaccgtgtcaactggtgagcctttcaagagtgaagaggatctgggcgtggccggcagaggggcggagactccgaacggcagctcagcagaagtgcaagcagacaatttaattgctccgttatcagatagcaaagacttgctttatgacaatgaaggtcttaaggacggcaaactctggaaatgctctcagtgtggaaaaacctttgggaaaaagtctactttgaaaacacatatgaggagccacactggggagaaacccttatcatgtacagtttgtggtaaaagatttacagagaagggaaccttaaaaaggcacacaagaacccactctggtgaaaaaccattttcgtgttcactttgtggtcaaacattcacacggaaggatcacttaattagtcatgcaagaacacacacaggcgaaaaaccattttcgtgttcagtttgtggtcaaagattcacagagaagggacacttaaaaaggcacacaagaacccacactggtgaaaaaccattttcgtgttcagtttgtggtaaaacatttacagagaagggaaacttaattagtcatgcaagaacacacacaggtgaaaatacattttcgtgttcagtttgtggtaaaagatttacagagaagggacacttaaaaaggcacacacgaacccacactggtgaaaaaccattttcgtgttcagtttgtggtcaaagattcacacagacgggacacttaaatagtcatgcaagaacacacacaggtgaaaatacattttcgtgttcagtttgtggtaaaagatttacagataagggaaccttaaaaacgcacacaagaacccacactggtgaaaaaccattttcgtgttcagtttgtggtcaaagattcacacggacgggaaacttaaatagtcatgcaagaacacacacaggtgacaaaccattttcgtgttcagtttgtggtcaaagattcacacggaagggaagccTAAttcgtcatgcaagaacacacacaggttaa
- the LOC144065597 gene encoding uncharacterized protein LOC144065597 isoform X2, translated as MNDSHCQMTSSVDADTCLACGEHVHEGFREYLGPDGKESVGLKKELELPQIKGEEPEFSQQQMRDERLPIKKEEDDVTWSLGEFLKREEDLGVTSRGAEPAHTLTLPQIKEEEPEFPQQQIKKEEDDVTVSTGEPFKSEEDLGVAGRGAETPNGSSAEVQADNLIAPLSDSKDLLYDNEGLKDGKLWKCSQCGKTFGKKSTLKTHMRSHTGEKPLSCTVCGKRFTEKGTLKRHTRTHSGEKPFSCSLCGQTFTRKDHLISHARTHTGEKPFSCSVCGQRFTEKGHLKRHTRTHTGEKPFSCSVCGKTFTEKGNLISHARTHTGENTFSCSVCGKRFTEKGHLKRHTRTHTGEKPFSCSVCGQRFTQTGHLNSHARTHTGENTFSCSVCGKRFTDKGTLKTHTRTHTGEKPFSCSVCGQRFTRTGNLNSHARTHTGDKPFSCSVCGQRFTRKGSLIRHARTHTG; from the exons ATGAATGACTCTCACTGCCAAATGACCTCCTCAGTTGATGCGGACACATGCTTGGCTTGTGGAGAACATGTGCATGAAG gtttcagagaatatcttggtcctgatgggaaagagtctgttggccttaaaaaggaacttgagctcccccaaataaaaggggaggagccagagttctctcaacaacaaatgagagacgagcgacttccaatcaagaaggaggaagatgatgtcacctggtcacttggtgaattcctgaagagggaagaggatctgggcgtgaccagcagaggggcggagcctgcacacaccttaacgttaccccaaattaaagaggaggagccagagttccctcaacagcaaatcaaaaaggaggaagatgatgtcaccgtgtcaactggtgagcctttcaagagtgaagaggatctgggcgtggccggcagaggggcggagactccgaacggcagctcagcagaagtgcaagcagacaatttaattgctccgttatcagatagcaaagacttgctttatgacaatgaaggtcttaaggacggcaaactctggaaatgctctcagtgtggaaaaacctttgggaaaaagtctactttgaaaacacatatgaggagccacactggggagaaacccttatcatgtacagtttgtggtaaaagatttacagagaagggaaccttaaaaaggcacacaagaacccactctggtgaaaaaccattttcgtgttcactttgtggtcaaacattcacacggaaggatcacttaattagtcatgcaagaacacacacaggcgaaaaaccattttcgtgttcagtttgtggtcaaagattcacagagaagggacacttaaaaaggcacacaagaacccacactggtgaaaaaccattttcgtgttcagtttgtggtaaaacatttacagagaagggaaacttaattagtcatgcaagaacacacacaggtgaaaatacattttcgtgttcagtttgtggtaaaagatttacagagaagggacacttaaaaaggcacacacgaacccacactggtgaaaaaccattttcgtgttcagtttgtggtcaaagattcacacagacgggacacttaaatagtcatgcaagaacacacacaggtgaaaatacattttcgtgttcagtttgtggtaaaagatttacagataagggaaccttaaaaacgcacacaagaacccacactggtgaaaaaccattttcgtgttcagtttgtggtcaaagattcacacggacgggaaacttaaatagtcatgcaagaacacacacaggtgacaaaccattttcgtgttcagtttgtggtcaaagattcacacggaagggaagccTAAttcgtcatgcaagaacacacacaggttaa
- the LOC144065597 gene encoding uncharacterized protein LOC144065597 isoform X1, with product MASPSEFTCGKRPAKFHEENSTFCKIMHAKVVLHRLEGFREYLGPDGKESVGLKKELELPQIKGEEPEFSQQQMRDERLPIKKEEDDVTWSLGEFLKREEDLGVTSRGAEPAHTLTLPQIKEEEPEFPQQQIKKEEDDVTVSTGEPFKSEEDLGVAGRGAETPNGSSAEVQADNLIAPLSDSKDLLYDNEGLKDGKLWKCSQCGKTFGKKSTLKTHMRSHTGEKPLSCTVCGKRFTEKGTLKRHTRTHSGEKPFSCSLCGQTFTRKDHLISHARTHTGEKPFSCSVCGQRFTEKGHLKRHTRTHTGEKPFSCSVCGKTFTEKGNLISHARTHTGENTFSCSVCGKRFTEKGHLKRHTRTHTGEKPFSCSVCGQRFTQTGHLNSHARTHTGENTFSCSVCGKRFTDKGTLKTHTRTHTGEKPFSCSVCGQRFTRTGNLNSHARTHTGDKPFSCSVCGQRFTRKGSLIRHARTHTG from the exons atggcgtctccatcagaatttacgtgtgggaaaagaccagcaaagttccacgaggaaaactcgacattttgcaaaataatgcatgcaaaagttgtccttcacagactagaag gtttcagagaatatcttggtcctgatgggaaagagtctgttggccttaaaaaggaacttgagctcccccaaataaaaggggaggagccagagttctctcaacaacaaatgagagacgagcgacttccaatcaagaaggaggaagatgatgtcacctggtcacttggtgaattcctgaagagggaagaggatctgggcgtgaccagcagaggggcggagcctgcacacaccttaacgttaccccaaattaaagaggaggagccagagttccctcaacagcaaatcaaaaaggaggaagatgatgtcaccgtgtcaactggtgagcctttcaagagtgaagaggatctgggcgtggccggcagaggggcggagactccgaacggcagctcagcagaagtgcaagcagacaatttaattgctccgttatcagatagcaaagacttgctttatgacaatgaaggtcttaaggacggcaaactctggaaatgctctcagtgtggaaaaacctttgggaaaaagtctactttgaaaacacatatgaggagccacactggggagaaacccttatcatgtacagtttgtggtaaaagatttacagagaagggaaccttaaaaaggcacacaagaacccactctggtgaaaaaccattttcgtgttcactttgtggtcaaacattcacacggaaggatcacttaattagtcatgcaagaacacacacaggcgaaaaaccattttcgtgttcagtttgtggtcaaagattcacagagaagggacacttaaaaaggcacacaagaacccacactggtgaaaaaccattttcgtgttcagtttgtggtaaaacatttacagagaagggaaacttaattagtcatgcaagaacacacacaggtgaaaatacattttcgtgttcagtttgtggtaaaagatttacagagaagggacacttaaaaaggcacacacgaacccacactggtgaaaaaccattttcgtgttcagtttgtggtcaaagattcacacagacgggacacttaaatagtcatgcaagaacacacacaggtgaaaatacattttcgtgttcagtttgtggtaaaagatttacagataagggaaccttaaaaacgcacacaagaacccacactggtgaaaaaccattttcgtgttcagtttgtggtcaaagattcacacggacgggaaacttaaatagtcatgcaagaacacacacaggtgacaaaccattttcgtgttcagtttgtggtcaaagattcacacggaagggaagccTAAttcgtcatgcaagaacacacacaggttaa
- the LOC144065597 gene encoding uncharacterized protein LOC144065597 isoform X4, with the protein MRDERLPIKKEEDDVTWSLGEFLKREEDLGVTSRGAEPAHTLTLPQIKEEEPEFPQQQIKKEEDDVTVSTGEPFKSEEDLGVAGRGAETPNGSSAEVQADNLIAPLSDSKDLLYDNEGLKDGKLWKCSQCGKTFGKKSTLKTHMRSHTGEKPLSCTVCGKRFTEKGTLKRHTRTHSGEKPFSCSLCGQTFTRKDHLISHARTHTGEKPFSCSVCGQRFTEKGHLKRHTRTHTGEKPFSCSVCGKTFTEKGNLISHARTHTGENTFSCSVCGKRFTEKGHLKRHTRTHTGEKPFSCSVCGQRFTQTGHLNSHARTHTGENTFSCSVCGKRFTDKGTLKTHTRTHTGEKPFSCSVCGQRFTRTGNLNSHARTHTGDKPFSCSVCGQRFTRKGSLIRHARTHTG; encoded by the coding sequence atgagagacgagcgacttccaatcaagaaggaggaagatgatgtcacctggtcacttggtgaattcctgaagagggaagaggatctgggcgtgaccagcagaggggcggagcctgcacacaccttaacgttaccccaaattaaagaggaggagccagagttccctcaacagcaaatcaaaaaggaggaagatgatgtcaccgtgtcaactggtgagcctttcaagagtgaagaggatctgggcgtggccggcagaggggcggagactccgaacggcagctcagcagaagtgcaagcagacaatttaattgctccgttatcagatagcaaagacttgctttatgacaatgaaggtcttaaggacggcaaactctggaaatgctctcagtgtggaaaaacctttgggaaaaagtctactttgaaaacacatatgaggagccacactggggagaaacccttatcatgtacagtttgtggtaaaagatttacagagaagggaaccttaaaaaggcacacaagaacccactctggtgaaaaaccattttcgtgttcactttgtggtcaaacattcacacggaaggatcacttaattagtcatgcaagaacacacacaggcgaaaaaccattttcgtgttcagtttgtggtcaaagattcacagagaagggacacttaaaaaggcacacaagaacccacactggtgaaaaaccattttcgtgttcagtttgtggtaaaacatttacagagaagggaaacttaattagtcatgcaagaacacacacaggtgaaaatacattttcgtgttcagtttgtggtaaaagatttacagagaagggacacttaaaaaggcacacacgaacccacactggtgaaaaaccattttcgtgttcagtttgtggtcaaagattcacacagacgggacacttaaatagtcatgcaagaacacacacaggtgaaaatacattttcgtgttcagtttgtggtaaaagatttacagataagggaaccttaaaaacgcacacaagaacccacactggtgaaaaaccattttcgtgttcagtttgtggtcaaagattcacacggacgggaaacttaaatagtcatgcaagaacacacacaggtgacaaaccattttcgtgttcagtttgtggtcaaagattcacacggaagggaagccTAAttcgtcatgcaagaacacacacaggttaa